GACTAAAAAGAGTCAAAGTATGTTTGAATATTTGTAGTAAAATATAAAAATGTATTTTATAATTTATTCGCGTCTTTTTTGTAACAATAAAAATAAAAAATACTATACCCCAAAGTGACACAAAGCAAATGCAAAGTTCGACTAATTTAGGAAAAATAAAATATCTACCCACAAAAATAAATAACCGATAATATTATAAAAAATGCGTTCTACCATTTTTTATAATATTATTTGTATACCAATCGCATGACACTCTATATAACTCAGTATAAATTCTCTTTAAAAGTAGATTTTTGTCTGATGCTCCAATACGGAAGGGGAATACTCCTATCTTAGATCGGATATCTCTGACATTATATTGTATAGAAAGTAAGGTGTTACATATCTTGAATAACCCAATCATAACCTTTTTTTTCTAATTCCAATGCAAGGTCTTTACCTCCCGATTTTATAATTTTTCCTTTGTAAAGTACGTGAACGTAATCGGGTACAATATAGTCTAATAATCGTTGGTAGTGAGTGATGATAATAGTAGCATTTTCTTTTGATTTGAGAGAGTTTACGCCGTTTGCTACTATTTTGAGCGCATCGATATCTAAACCGCTGTCTGTTTCATCGAGAATTGCAAGTTTTGGTTCTAACACAGCCATTTGAAATATCTCATTTCTTTTCTTTTCGCCACCTGAAAAACCCTCGTTTAAAGAACGACTCAAAAGCGATTGATCTATTTGGACTAATTTCATCTTTTCTTTGATGAGTTTCAAAAATTCTGATGCATCTAATGGTTGTAAATTTCTATATGCTCGGACTTGATTGAGGGCTGTTCTTAAAAAATTGGTAGTGGTGACCCCTGGTATCTCTACGGGATATTGAAAAGCAAGAAATATGCCTTCTTTTGCTCTCTCTTCGGGACTCATTTCTAATATGTTTTTATTGAAAAAATCAATTGTTCCTTCTGTCACCTCATAATTTGGCCTTCCTGATAATACAGAAGCAAGAGTACTTTTTCCGGACCCGTTAGGTCCCATTATGGCGTGTACTTCCCCCTTTTGTACTTCTAAATGGATACCATTCAAAATATTTTTTCCATCTATGGAAGCGTGTAAGTTTTCTATTCGTAACATTGTTGCTTTATTTTTTAATCTACACCTGGGTGAAGAAAGATATTAGAAGTGCTATTTTCATTTTTTGTAAAAGTATCTCCTACTGAATAGGGTGAATTTTTATTTTGAAAGGTATTATGGGTTGGTTCAAGAGATATTTTTTCCCTTTCGTAAGAAGGTCTATTTTGAAAAGATTCTATTGTAGGTTGATCTAAAGGCTCTGCTGGCTTATTTTCATATTGTTTTTCTCTTTCTTTTCTTTTTCGTTCTTGCTCTTCTTTATATGTTTCGGGTTTGAGAGATTTTTCTTCTTTGGCAATAAAATTTACCTTTGGTTTATTTTGGTATAGTTTATTTTTATTGGTACTATCAGCAGAAAAGAGTGTATTTTCTATTTCTTCATCTAAAGGTATGATATTTTTTTGATTACTTCCCACAAAAACTCTTTTTTCGGCTTCGTTTTTATTTTTTGGTTGTTCTGTAAGCGTAAAGTGTCGGTATGGTGATTCTATAGGTGTCTGTTTGGCAAAAGCAGTC
This DNA window, taken from Chitinophagaceae bacterium, encodes the following:
- the sufC gene encoding Fe-S cluster assembly ATPase SufC yields the protein MLRIENLHASIDGKNILNGIHLEVQKGEVHAIMGPNGSGKSTLASVLSGRPNYEVTEGTIDFFNKNILEMSPEERAKEGIFLAFQYPVEIPGVTTTNFLRTALNQVRAYRNLQPLDASEFLKLIKEKMKLVQIDQSLLSRSLNEGFSGGEKKRNEIFQMAVLEPKLAILDETDSGLDIDALKIVANGVNSLKSKENATIIITHYQRLLDYIVPDYVHVLYKGKIIKSGGKDLALELEKKGYDWVIQDM